A single region of the Scyliorhinus canicula chromosome 31, sScyCan1.1, whole genome shotgun sequence genome encodes:
- the LOC119958858 gene encoding zinc finger MYM-type protein 1-like, which yields MPPKKLSGYENRKRRLQQEEAARKHPKLSSFFSPKSNSGDNAGSTSSATSISPDLSSNNCEVKPTEDTVLSEGKNNCMHELKHQDHNCNAVDDLGNNVTAGNTENVESKFENSPKRNINYNDPAHWPDELSMAESDHIIMNGSHPINKQYNFPKDANKRSFSVTMMYRKINNGENFLRRWLIYSESTNKIYCFCCKIFGFSNKSLLGKSGINDWKHAHEYLQSHENAVHHLECLKKWFETSLRLQTNKSIDKGMQSRVGKEREHWCKVLERLMSITLYLAEHNLAFRGTSDTLFTPHNGNFLGLIELLGKYDLTMSEHLRRVVSKETHIHYCGKNVQNEIINLLGNAVQENILNRAKEAKYFSLILDCTPDISHVEQLSFTIRFLDVEDISIKEHFVNYKPVIDTTGKGLYESILDFLRASELDLHNCRGQGYDNGSNMKGKNKGVQARIMKENPQAFYMPCGCHSLNLVVGDRATSCRESTSLFGTVQRIYILFSASPCRWHALKKHVKCLTAKPLCETRWECRLECVKAIKYEIIGIREALYELSEMPASDPAMRHEAETLVTQIEDYSFLVMLNVWYDVLGRVNVVSKTMQNTSVEMSTAVSLMNNAAGGSSECDLLTDRNAASECSKWNQLTINRSMFPGGISLSDVCDSVIEEPVQIRQKTEI from the coding sequence ATGCCTCCAAAAAAGTTATCCGgctatgaaaacagaaaaagacGTCTTCAACAAGAAGAAGCAGCCAGGAAACACCCAAAGCTATCAAGTTTTTTCAGTCCTAAGTCTAACAGTGGGGACAATGCAGGCTCAACTTCTTCAGCTACATCTATCTCTCCAGATTTGTCATCTAATAATTGTGAAGTCAAACCAACTGAAGATACTGTACTTTCTGAAGGAAAGAACAATTGCATGCATGAATTAAAACATCAAGATCACAATTGTAATGCTGTTGACGACTTAGGCAATAATGTCACAGCAGGTAATACTGAGAATGTTGAAAGTAAATTTGAAAACTCCCCCAAAAGAAATATCAACTACAATGATCCAGCACACTGGCCAGATGAATTATCAATGGCTGAAAGTGATCACATCATTATGAATGGGTCGCATCCTATTAATAAACAGTACAATTTTCCAAAAGATGCAAATAAACGTAGTTTCTCTGTGACAATGATGTATAGGAAAATAAACAACGGTGAGAATTTTCTTAGAAGGTGGCTTATTTATTCAGAGAGCACCAAtaaaatttattgcttttgttgcaaaatttttggcttctcaaataagtcattgttaggaaaatctggaattaatgactGGAAGCATGCTCATGAATATTTGCAGTCACATGAAAATGCAGTACATCATCTGGAATGTCTTAAGAAGTGGTTTGAAACATCACTGCGATTGCAGACTAATAAATCTATTGATAAGGGGATGCAGTCACGAGTGGGAAAAGAACGAGAGCATTGGTGTAAAGTTTTGGAACGTTTAATGAGCATCACTCTGTATTTAGCTGAACATAATTTGGCTTTCAGAGGAACTTCAGACACATTATTTACACCGCACAATGGGAATTTTTTAGGTCTTATCGAGCTACTTGGAAAATATGATCTGACAATGAGTGAACATTTACGTCGGGTTGTGTCTAAAGAAACTCACATTCACTATTGCGgaaaaaatgttcagaatgaaataatcaatttgttgggaaatgctgttcaggAAAATATATTAAACCGAGCTAAAGAAGCCAAATATTTTAGTCTTATCTTAGACTGTACGCCAGATATAAGTCATGTGGAGCAGCTTTCATTTACAATACGATTTTTAGATGTAGAAGACATTTCAATAAAGGAACATTTTGTTAACTATAAACCAGTTATAGATACTACAGGCAAAGGATTATATGAAAGTATACTTGATTTTCTGAGAGCGAGCGAGCTAGACTTACATAACTGCAGAGGTCAGGGCTATGATAATGGTTCAAATATGAAAGGAAAGAATAAAGGGGTTCAGGCACGGATCATGAAAGAAAATCCACAGGCGTTTTATATGCCATGTGGATGTCATAGCCTAAACTTAGTGGTTGGTGACAGGGCAACAAGTTGCCGGGAATCCACTTCACTTTTTGGTACTGTCCAGCgcatatatattttgttttctgcctctccttgcAGATGGCATGCACTGAAAAAACATGTTAAATGCCTCACTGCAAAACCTTTATGCGAGACTAGATGGGAGTGCAGATTAGAATGTGTCAAAGCCATTAAATATGAAATTATAGGAATCCGAGAAGCTCTTTATGAACTTTCAGAAATGCCTGCTTCTGATCCTGCAATGCGACATGAAGCAGAGACTCTTGTAACACAAATAGAAGATTACAGTTTTCTAGTGATGCTGAATGTCTGGTATGATGTCTTAGGCAGAGTAAATGTTGTCAGTAAAACTATGCAGAACACCTCTGTGGAAATGTCTACCGCAgtttcattaatgaataat